The genome window AGAAAGCAGATATGTCGTACTTGTTTTTCCAGAAGAAAACAACACTGGAAGTCACCACCACAAAAGGGACGAGACACAAAATCAGTGTGTACATCTCCCGCCTGTCATCTGTCGGCGTTTGGACTGGAGAGGACAGAGTTAAAATCGTTATTTTCTAATGCCTTTTAAAGAAGCAGACTGTGCACACCCTGACTCGCTCTTACCAGCGGGAGTAAAGAAAGTGACCGGTTCACTCCACTCGCTCCAGGTACCTTGCAGATGTTTGTTAGGTATCGCTCGCACTTGGACATGATGCTCAGCGTTTCTTTGCAGGTGCTCCAAATCAATAATCAAACTGTCTGATGAGACGTTTTGAATCTGTGCTCAAACAGGAAAACCAGGAAGCAATTCAGTCATTGCTGGACATTCTCAAAGGTAGAAATAATAACTGAAGCAACACAAATCACGTGACGTTACCATTTCCATGCTGCCCGCGGTCCAGATGTGCAGCTGGAAGAGTTGATTTTCTATTTTCAGGTAGTCTTCCTTGTACGGAATCCGAATGTTAATGACAGCCTGGTTAGTCTCCTGGATGAAAGTAACGTTCCACACCTGAGGACTTTTCGGTTTAACTGCAGGGACAGAGAACCAAAAGACAACAATGAGGGTGGCAGCAGCAGGTATAATGTGCTTTAATCCCTGTAGTCCGGATCATTTGATCTGGACCGAAGCAGAAAGGAACGTGGCCACAGTATGAGCAACATTAACAGATTTCTTTGGCCATGTTGTCAGCTCAGACTTGATAAGAGACTAATAAATCAAGTCACCTTTCCAGAGTTAAATCTGGACAATTTAGATGAACCGCTGACGTTTCCCTTTGTACTACACCAGGCCAAAATATCAGCACCTCACACATCATTTCTCTTCTTATGAGATCTCCCAAAATAAAACATCCTTTATGACCAAGCATCAGCCTCACACCTGTCCTGTAGGACTAGGTGTCCTTATCCCTTGATTGTACTCCTTAGTCACGCtgctgtgactcaggaggatGGTCAGAGTGCcccctttcctcttttcttttcatccaGAGCCAAGCTGCTTGCTTGCCTTTGGGCCTCGATGTGGCTACGAATCCTCTGCAGCCTACCTAAACCTGTTGGACCTTCACTTTCCAGCCACGTTGTTGAGCATTGTGCAAGCTGACTGTACCACTGCATCCTTGCTGGGCAATGTTAGCTCAGTAATGTAGACAAGATGGAAAGAGGAAACCGCAGCACAAGGTCTGGTCTGAGACTGGGTGAAGCGATAACAGCTGGAAGCAAAGCCTCTATGTCTGCCACCATCTTCCAATCAGCTGCCCAGTATCTGGTCTTGATTTAATGATTTTTGACCCCCCAGATCAGCTGGATGAGGGTGTAGGAAGGGCATTGACGCTTGTCCGCTGACTTTCCAGCATTGATGTAAGACACAGGCTTGAGTGAGGCTGGGCTTACAGCCCACTAGGATGTGTTTTAGTATTGCTGGTGCAGGACAGAGGGAGCATTTTAGTACCACTGACTGACATTCTTGGTAGATGTCAGGACATTGTGGGCAGCCTCAGGACAAACTTTGAATGTTTAGCTCCACTGCTGGTGTATCTGTGAGAACAGCTGAATTATCATACTGATTTACCTATTTTGTTTGTGTAGACTGTAGTTTTGATCTTGCCTCCTCTCTTTAGGTGGACAGTCACATTGTAAACAACCGTATATCTCAGGTCTGTGGAGGTGACCGTGTCCCCGAAATCCTCCAAACAGATTTTCCGCTGTGACAAATTGTCCTCGTAACTGTGTAAGAGCAGAGATTTCTGTCATTATCTGAGTCTCCTCTGAATGCTGTTGATGAGTCATTTATGATCCAAGAATGAATGATTGAATGTTTTACCACACTGTCATCTTCTCTATGTCACCAGCCTCATCGTCATCATCCTCGATGCCTCCGATCAGTTTACAGGTCAGAGTGCTTCCATCCCTCATGAGGTCGGAGGTGCAGCGAATTCTGGGCTCTGATAGGAAACAGAGTCAGATCGCTCATTAGAAACACTTGAGTACAGAGATTTAGCATCACTCTCTTCTAACACTTTTACTCACAATGGACAGTTTTAAATTAAGTAACAAACTATTCATACAGTACTTTTCCTAACATGGTTAGAAAGTGTTTTAACAAAAGACACTAGAAGCAACACAATTATTTTATAGAAAAAAGTTAAAccagataaataataatattgtccATGAGGTATAAAAGCCAGTTTAAAAGGATGTGTAGGAGCAGCAGTGCAGATTGTGATCTATTCCACTGTTTAGGTGCCATGACAGTTAATCCGTGGTCACCTGTGGCTGCAAATGTAGACACAGGAAGGCAAGAGGAGCTTCCTGCTGACCTTAGCTTTATTAGAATCAGAAAACTGCACTCTGGAAGCAATGGTACACCAATGAAGGGCCATTCAAATTTAAATGAGGTGTTCTCCTGTCGTGGGTCCAGTTAAAAGCCAAGCAGCTGCATGTTGGACTAATTGCAAAGAGTGTAGAATATGGAGATACAATAATCCAAACTGgattaaataaaagcacaaataacTTTGTCGGGGTCAACAGCTGACAGAAATGGTTTAATTTCAGAGATAAAACCGAGGCTGAATAACCGTATGGAGAAGATATAACTGTGCATCATCTGCGTAAAAATCTGCAAACAAACGAGTGGGGCCCAGAATCGAACCTTGAGGTACACCGCAAGAAATTAAGTTACCAAATTCAGCAAAAAAAGGTTTGGGTCACTCAAAGGTAACTATTTAAATCCATGCATCAGAACCAAACATGTCTTTTTCACACATTGTTCCTTGTCCAAACCTGGCGCCTACATTACGCTCATTGCAACTCTGACTATGACTCTATGACTCTCCTATGCTGTGTGAGACTGGGGTGTGTTATTACTACTATTAGCAGTTACTGCAGAGATAAAATTGAATAGAATTGAATAAACAGCAGCCACAGAGGTCTgtgagctcacttctttctaagtCCAAACCAACAGATTCTTTAATTTTCAGACTTGTAGTCTCCAACAGACGCCATCtcgtgacatcacttgaggacatttatcatacttcacacagctccattTGGAGACACTAAAATCTTTATAGTACTGTAAAACATATGCAGGAGTACTCCCCAACACCTGGTAACACCTGAAACACGCTGAGGTGGAAAATCACAGTAAAATTCACAGAGTCTCTCTTTAAGAATGTTGCAACTTCAAAACCATAACAACAACTacacatttagttttaatttagtttatatTAAAGGGTTTTAAAGATTAATGTTAGAAACACTTAAATAGATAAAAACTATGTGGATTATTTTATGATTCTTATGTGTGAAAAATCAGAGTGACcctttacagtaaataaagtctgaaagaaaaaaatgaatatgAATGTTTTAGCTCTGGATGGCAGACATAATCATGCTAATCATCATCTTTATTTagagagcacttttcaaaatccaTATTATGAAGTGCTTTCAGAGGAGCAGACAGTAAAAACATGCAGGTCTTAAAACCATCAGGTTTTAAggtaaaacagataaaatatgaaaacatgtttGAGGAATTAAAAGTCTGTCCTATAAAAGTTTGTGTTAAGAAGAGACTTAAAGGAGTTCAGtcactcagccgacctgatttcctcaggcaggttgtTTCCGAGCCTTGGGGCCCCTGACTGTAAacactctgtcccctttagttttcagttgcgTTGTGGCAGCAGTGGTCAGCCCCGTCTCCCCAGAGTAAGAAGGTGTTGGGCTCGATTTCTGCCTGGTGTGACATCATGAACTCCCACAGGTGAACAGGTTGACCTTTCTGCTTCCACCTTCCTCACAATCTGATACACTGCCGCTCACATGATAAGATCTCCTGCGATGTGTTTTCAAAGACCTTTATTCTGACTCTGTTTTCAGCTGACGCTTAAAAGAAAAGTAGCcgtgaagaaataaaagcacaaagaaTCTGAACTGGCAACCCTCTGGCTCTGTACTAATGTGTAATAATTCCTCTCAGATATATTGTTGCATCACTAATGGCACAATGCAAAGGACCAAACGTGACATTTAATGCTCTGTTTGGATATTCTGAGAACCTCATTACGAGCTatgaaaaatatatgtatttatttataagtgtcatttataataaataataatattag of Micropterus dolomieu isolate WLL.071019.BEF.003 ecotype Adirondacks linkage group LG13, ASM2129224v1, whole genome shotgun sequence contains these proteins:
- the il7r gene encoding interleukin-7 receptor subunit alpha encodes the protein MAFGWGAAVLLLLLPAAAQAQSGDGVTDTEPRIRCTSDLMRDGSTLTCKLIGGIEDDDDEAGDIEKMTVCYEDNLSQRKICLEDFGDTVTSTDLRYTVVYNVTVHLKRGGKIKTTVYTNKIVKPKSPQVWNVTFIQETNQAVINIRIPYKEDYLKIENQLFQLHIWTAGSMEMIQNVSSDSLIIDLEHLQRNAEHHVQVRAIPNKHLQGTWSEWSEPVTFFTPAVQTPTDDRREMYTLILCLVPFVVVTSSVVFFWKNKAYVWPNIPHPKHTLVQICKPNKGLLLNFKPEVFSALKVNPTEKTDEQSSDEAEPSVPAAAAAADGTQSNHACSTQSSDCSRSTTSVSTEELELSALLSRSSSDGEDSLESTSPSPINALQLGESPDTPQPERSRGREAEPYVTMSSFYQIK